gagctccctaattgatgatatattttgtttacaggtcgggtgagccaaaaactccccattgaaaggtccactttatggtcggactctgtccggttgatttcttgaaattgggcccaaatgggccttagagttaaataaatgaatagttaggcttactacgggcctcgggggctttaggctggcccaggtcctagtgccggtccggcccataggtccgatcatgacaaatgtggtatcagagcttaggctccagattcttagggaatgttcatctaaagtgCTAGAAGAGTCTACtaagagtcacatgcggaaaaatagggtccacattcgtcttgcattgtcatctttgcttctagtttctgcttcatatattgagtgtaaatatgagtctatagagctgtgtaatgagtaattttgaattttgtgggctaatgctgctgaatttcaggaaaatgcgtagaagcaggagagctaccactgcaccagaaccagatgtgcctgacgaggtgtcagcacaggatgaggcgcctgccccgaggaggcggggtaggaggcctagagctacttaagtagaagagcagctgctaccagttcaggatcagtcgtttatggcacagggtcccatggaccccatggtagctactctagctgggttgcagagaaccattgacatgatggcacagtatatggtccaccctccacagcagcagcagtccaccgcatcaagaggagaaccttacaaacagagcataaatttcaagaagttggtgcctggtacttatgatgtgtcagatgatgcatatcggtttttggattcctgcagacaggtagGAAATGCAGtgcgattggtgatagaagactaatagagtgtatgcagcatgtcatgggacctatgcctagacagtggatgaatgactacatattacctcggatggaggttttgtcgtggactcagtttgtggaattgttcatcaatcggtttgtgccagaaagcttcagggatcaaaagcagtgggcctttgaggccttaagacagaatggcaggtctgtagatgaatatgctgcaATTTACAGGCGGCGGTATGCCCCTACAAAGATATCTcgtaaactatgaaggtgaagagattcctaaaggggctggacaggaggtatgcaaacctggccatgatgtctgatcagtcttttgatgtggtagttgatcgagccagacagatagagattagctatgctgtggatgacagcggaagggcaaagaaaaacagagcagagggttcttcaggtgttccttacatgggtactacggatagtggtggctaGACTACTTATAGAGGAAGAAGCaagaataagaggagtggttttagacacaaatcccgaagGCTTAGACCAGGgtatggatccagcagtggtcacagttcagggtacagcagttctgggtctggttcaggatcctccttggcaccttgtgcacagtgtggaagaggacattcaggaccttgtatgatgggttcaggagtatgcttcaggtgtggccaaccaggtcactttgctagggaatgccccgtctttagcgagccacagatggggtcacagggttctgttgcaaatgttcctcgtcaccGTATCCGGTGCTTAGGCATGGCAAGATCGATTCGATggcaggccgaggacaagggggacgtggatttggaggcagatcaggaggtaaaaGTCAGTATCAGGATTCTGCCActtagggtaggggtcaagctcgggttttcaccctgacccatcaggatgctcaagcttcaaatgcagttgtggcaggtattcttctagtctgttcctatgaggctcgtattttaatagatccgggtgctacgcactcatttgtctcccctgtgtttgccatgagattgggtagaaaccctacaactttagaatgccctttgttggtagctaccccacttagtgacaacatagatgtagatatggtttttccgggtagcccagtagtagtggatggaaagattctCCCAGCAGACTTGCTTCCTCtatcagtaatggatttcgatgtaatcttggggatggattggttggcaactcattatgccactttagactgcaggaacaaaaaggtgtatttccacatacccggtgtggaagagtttagctttgatggtgacaggagcgtggctccatataacttggtgtcagcaattagtgctagaaaaatgttgagacgTGGATgctaagggtatttggcattggtgagagatacatctgtagaaggtgtcaacgtggaaaatgttcctgttgtcagagaattcatggatgtcttccctgaagagcttccagggttgccactagaaaggggaatagaattctgcattgatgttgttccgggtacaaaccccatatcaatgccaccttacaggatggccccagcagaattgaaagagttaaaggagcaactataggagctgttggacaaaggtttcatacgtccgagcacttcaccttggggtgctcctgttctatttgtgagaaagaaggatgggtcattgaggttgtgcattgactatagacagctgaacaaggtgactgtgaagaacaagtatccacttcctcggatcgacgatctgtttgatcaactccaaggggctagattcttttccaagatagacctacgatcaggctaccatcagttgagaatcaggaatgaggacgtgtccaaaacggcattcaggataagatatggtcattatgagttcttggtgatgtcttttggactcactaatgcaccagcagccttcatggacttgatgaaccgggtgttgaagccatttttggaccgttttgtcatcgtattcatagatgacattttggtatactctcggaccgaggaggaacacgtgtggcacttgaggatggtgttgcagactttgagggagcaccagttgtatgccaaattttcaaaatgtgaattttggctagaaagcatcttattcttgggacacgtggtttctagtgaaggtattcaagtggatcccaagaaaattgaagctgtaactgattggcttaggcctacaacagtcactgaggtacgAAGTTttttgggtctagctggctactataggcgttttgtccaagatttttctaggatagcggctcccctaactaagttaactcggaagaatgttccattcatttggacagatgactgtgagaagagcttccagaagcttaaggagtgtctaaccaccgcccctgtgttgacactacctataagtggtgaaggatacaccgtgtactgtgacgcctccagagttgacctagggtgtgttttgatgcagaatggaaaagtagtggcttatgcttcaaggcagttgaagaggcatgagcagaactaccccacccatgatttggaaacggcgactgtagtctttgcactaaaaatctggagacactacttgtatggtgaagtgtgcgagatatacaccgaccacaagagtttgaagtacatcttccaacaaagggatttaaacttgagacagaggagatggatggagcttctgaaagacaatgattgcaccatccagtaccaccctgggaaggccaatgttgtagcagatacTTTGAGTGGAAAATCTTCTAGCAGTTTggtgcacatttcagtagagaagagacctttgattcaggaagtacatgagttgatggatcaaggtttaatcctagatctgtcggatgagggggtattgttggctcatttttcagtgaggccagacttgagagacagagttagagtttcctagcacagagaccaacaattgatgaaaatcatagaaagagtacaacaggGTGAAGGTGGAGAGTTtgaatttgccaatgatggtgccctagtgtaaggttctaggatatgtgtacccgatgtggacaatctcagagatgaaatcatgcgagaggcatactatacactgtacagtgtccacccaggctccaccaagatgtaccatgatgtgaaggatagctattggtggaatggcatgaagagagacatagcagactttgtgtctaagtgcttgacttgtcagaaggtgaagtttgaacatcagagaccgtcagggaagttgcaagagctccctatcccagaatgaaagtgggaaatgattactatggattttgtgactgggttgcctcgtaccacgcgaggatatgattcgatatgggtaattgtagatcgcctaaccaaatcagctcacttcttgcctatgaagactacatattctgtggcacaatacgctcgactctacattcgagaaatagtcagattgcatggaattttggcttccataatatctgatagagggccccagttcacttcacggttttggagaaagttgcaggaggcacttggcacacaattgaactttagtactgctttccactctcagacagacggacagtccgaaaggacaatccaaacactggaagacatgcttcgcatgagtgttttggattttgaagGTCAATGGGATAAtcggctagctttggtggagtttgcctacaacaacaagattattccaaagatagggatggcaccctatgaggcactatatggaagaaagtgtaggtctcctctgtgttggacggaaatgggagaagcaaaggtacatgatgtagacttagtgcagtacacttcagaggtagtccctttaattagggaacgattaaaaacaactttcagtaggcagaagagttatgcagatcccagacgaAGGGatatggagtttgcagtaggcgactacgtattcctgaaggtttctccgatgaaaggagtcatgagatttggaaagaagggcaagttgacacctcggtatattggaacttttgaggttactgatagagttggagcagttgcctaccggttggagctaccacccaacctttctcacgttcatcccgtatttcacatctccatgctcaggaaatacattccagatccttctcatgtactacagctggatgtaatagagctaaaagagaacttgacatttgaggagcaacctgtagccatagtggactaccaagtgagacagctaagatcaaaacagatccctatggttaaggttttgtggaggagccagtcggtggaagagtgtacctgggagtcagaactggacatgcgtagcaagtacccttatctgttcaatgtgtaatcttgtactttattctgccttgtgtaaaattcgaggacgaattttctgtaaggggggaagaatgtaacaccccaaaattttaaattttattattttatgagtattattgatattttaattttatttaaattttaagaaattatttgagatttttcagattttaaaaatcgggttcgattttctgaaaatataaactttgatgatttttaaaaatttatttaaagtttcgattttctgaaaatataaactttgatgatttttaaaaatttatttaaagaccacgtggcaaaactaaaaatatatttggagtctacgaatttttctgagttttccgaaattttttcggaatttttggatctcgttttcggtctcgaggcagagtaaaaatctaaaattttgtatcctgaatcgaaccgatcgaatcgaatcggaccagatcggaccgatttaatcggaccggtcttcttctttttcttcctcctccccgcgcgcgtccgacccctctccctttctctctctttttctctctcctccctcctccccttgccgcgccgccgcctcccctgccaacCTAGCTCGTCGGCGCGCCGCCTCACCCCTCCCCCACGGTCGGCCgctgcctggaacgccggaaaacggcgcCCGAAGTGGAGCGACCCGAGCGCGCGACCGTTctacttcccggccaaaatccggccaccaattggatcgggtcttgtgcctaaactcatctacttgtcgagagctttccatagacacaaagaacaccgaaatccatcgagcggtttgtccaatttttatccgggaaattttagcccattttgactttcgggctagatttctcgcaaaccgtgaatcccacgagaaaactgagagtaccagagcgctccactcgtcgagagcttcgcagcgacataaattttgaattttttcgacaccgtttttcgatgggtcccgtgaaacttcgcagtgtctttccgagcattaaatgagcttagaaaattctaaaaaatttatgtactaacccccgtgttgtgggcttcgtgtaggtatcctcaattcgcgaaaattcgacagttgaccgggtctgtgaatttccggccagacagacccgttaccggaaaagtctccgaattggaccgaggttttggctgccccccattgtcagacgtcccgagcgcatccccggagtcagaatcggcaaaggtaaacccgaaccttgcttttcataattttctagtgcttaaataggattaaaaatctataaaatattcgtggtagctcagaaaattttgattctttttgcaatagcctagtaatattgctaaggaccgcggagcaaagtttcagaatttttagagcttgtttgggtagtttttgcaaaaatgattaattataaggactaaattgaaattttacatattgtgatggatgactgatttgatgggcccaggaggggctgtgtgatgtgattgaattgtggatatatggattgtggatttagaagtgtgttttgagcccttttgtaggttgggtaggtcctaggtataggggagactctgccggattttcggcacgacttaggacgtatttggtcttttcttgattgtattgagtcatttgtattaaataattataatgtaattgtcaggtgagccgggacagccttcttcctccgcctagcAGCcatagtgaccgttgtcaagtctgtgagtaaaatattaattttaattgtaatttcactattattatatgttcaagcatgcccatgcatcacttatatgcatatatctatgtagataaactttaggcacgatttatgttgcattcataactatgaaagtgccatgtatgttgttgtgataatttggagcagtgtgcgtgcgttggtgtgcgtgtgatgtggtgtggactatggataagaTGGGTAGAtagggcttgagatcttcgctgggaccctgtccttcggggtagacacggcttgagttcttcgctgggaccccgatttggttattaagtggaagtccgaaatagTTCTTCATCACAGCttggaattaagagagtcagatagggatcagctcccatatattatgattgatattattgggtgtgtgagtgctccaaattacttttttgatgttatgatgtgaaattattgctggtgttatatttcactctacagggtgcattaattttagatagttatagagattatggttaaaattgatattttactctctgagtcgaacgctcactcctgttcaatatttttcaggctacaggaggattttattgtggttaacctgcttttctccttcgcaggttgtttatcaatatttgtgtaattttatttactcctagaatttccgcatgtgttagaaatatttaaatgattcgggtctgtaatataaattgttatgtggacctgtaaaattattatatgcatgtttgatggactggatgagggagctgagctcccatttatctttatgttgatatgagtatgtggagggtgagctgagctccccaattgatgatatattttgtttacaggtcgggtgagccaaaaactcgccgttgaaaggtccactttatggccggactctgtccggttgatttcttgaaattgggcccaaatgggccttagagttaaataaatgaatagttaggcttactacgggcctcgggggctttaggctgactCAGGTTCTAGTACCGGTCCGGCTCATAGGTCGGGTCGTGACACTAGTCAGACAAAAAAcccaagggagcaatgtcatgccattacattgagaagtggtaaaatagtgcataatgagaagagtaaaaaaagtgaaaagagagaaaatgaggaagaatAACAAAGGAGAGAAGAAATTTTTGggagaaagaagagagagaaaagggactGCTCCAACTGGGATTTTGACTCTTGATTTGAGAATTCTAATGTGCCTAGGGAAAGTATAAATTAAtgatcaaaattttattttaaactagcctaaattttaattaaatattaaaatcttaATTGTTCATTTAAAATTCGATGATTAGTATGAACTTAAATGATTTATTATATTAgtgagaaaatgaaaatttttattggtTTGGGGCTAAGAAGATTATGGTGTCTCAAAGATTTCTCCATAGTATCACAGTTGGACACAGGTGTAATATATAAGACTAATTGAACGTGGATCTTGCTTATGCTTCAGAAAAAGCATTAGGAGACTAATATAGCCCTgtatataattaatatagttaATTAAAAGTTAAAGTTAATCTCCTACAGTTAGTGGCTAATCTGTCCAATTAATTACTCAAGGAAAATGTGAATTTAGCAATGTAATGACACATTACATAAAACCAAGTAAAAATTGCCACTTAATGGTAAAATGTAAAAGAaagaattaataatatttaaagttGGACAATTATAATTAACATAATCACATTCACACTGTAATGATTCTtatgtaaaaattcaatttaattttgtaataaaattcatgtttttaaataaattttaagtatATATAGATGTAGTCTCAACTCAAGAACAAGATTTTTCCAACACATGACTAGTAATTGAGCAAATTTATTATGGCAAAATGACTTAAACCTTGTatttattgaaaaattttaatttagtttattttcaattttttgtttaaattaatCTAAAAGTTTTAATGTAATCTTAATTtagctcaaaaattaaaatttataggctaaattttttaatttcttgatttaaataaaaaattaagaagtttaatttcttaattttgggagtaaacttttttattttttttatttaaattaaaaaatcaagaaactcaatttcttgatttttttaatttttggattaaattgagtttaatttgaaaattttaaactaaattaaacaaaaaattaaaaataactaaatttaaCTTTCTCAATTAATACCGgagtgtaattaaacttttaagtcattttcttatgTATAAACCAAAAATTGAGGACATTCCAAGTGCTTTTATTTGGAAATAGCAAAATGAGTTTGCCTTCTAACAATTAATTTGTATACTATTTTCTCATACCTGATAAATTAATAATGCAGATGTGATCTTCCATTCCATGCACATCAATCAAATCCATAACccaaatttttacaaattttcatTATATACAATTAGAAATGGATATTTACACTTTTCtttttgtcattttttttttggaaatgattaaaaaatataattattgcaATATAAAATACATGATTCACACTTAAAAGTGTACATTTTTTTTTGATaaccaaaatttttattaataggtCAGAAAAAACTTAGCATCAAAGGTTCAACTATACCCCGACCGATAGGTCTCCTCATAATAATCAACCTAGAACCAATAATGCTAAGTGAAAAAACCTGACAAAAAAGTGTATCAAATCTCTGAATACTGATAAAAAACAGACCAAGACATGAGGGAGCAAGCCTTGCTAAACAAAACACAGCAGACCTGAATGACAAAAATTTTGAAACACAAGACTTAAAAGTGTACAGATTCACCAACATGAAATGAGAAACATGTATTTttgaagggtttttttttttttttttcctaagataacatattattttagttaagcaTTGGCAGTCGGATAAGAGGAATCCATGGCAATTCCACACAAGCCTTCCTTAGCAAATACATCTTTATGCATCCTTATGTATCCTTGCTCACCCCAATCTGCGCCCCAAGAATTCTTGACAAGCCAATATTTGGTTCCATCACTGGTACTACCATACCCTACTGCTGTTACACCATGGTTTAGGATGTTTCCACATTCTCCTTTGAAAACACCTGAAGAGTAGAACTGAAAAGACAATCCGCCAGCATCAATGGAGACAGACACAGGTTGCTGTGCTACTGCCTTCATCAGTGATGCCTCACTGTTAGCAGGAACCGTTTCATAGCCAGTGATCTTAGCAATATGGGAAGCCTCCTTGTTGGGGTTACAAGTTCCATTAGTTCCTTTGTAAGGATAATTAGCTTCACTGGTGATGCCTTGGTTTTCCATTATGAACTTGAATCCATCTTCCATGTAACCACCATTACAGCCTTCATCCTTACCTTTAGTGTCACAATCTACAAGCTCTTGCTCGGATAAAGAGATCAATTTACCTGTAGTTATCTTGTGGATCCCCTCAATGGCTGCCACAGTTGAGAAAGCCCAGCAACACCCTGTACAAAATTAATAACCATGGTGCGCATCAATAAGAGAGGTTTCAAATTCGAGCCTTAATCAGAGTCAAATGACAAAGAAAGAATCATGTAAGTGAAAATAATTAATGTGAGTTTTCCTGTGCCATACCACAGTCGTCTTGATCCTTGACAGGGGTAACAGCTCCTTGCTTTCTCCAGTCCATGCTAGCAGGCAAACCGGTCACATTTGCATACTTAAATGAGGTTGCTTTCACTGATCTTGTCTGTTCCGACCTCCTGTATCCATTATGGGAAGCCTTGAACTCATCATTGGATAAGTCTGCAAATTTGTTAATCCTGAGCTTGTAGGATTTATTCCCTGCAGCATTAAAGGACTCTATGAACTTAACATTGTGCTTGAATATCTCGAAGCGTCTTTCTTTCTCTGCCTTATCCCTGTAAACCCTTCCATATTTTTTCATCCACAGCTCATGTCTCTCATGCATGGATGAAGACTGATCATGGAGATATAGCTTTCGAGACGAGACTAGATCAGCCATAATGAAGATCAAGAGAGCAATCAACAAACATTGCGTTTTCCAAACTGATGCCATTGTTTATGATTAGTTGATGGATGTGTCTGAACTTTGAACTAGTAGAACTAAACTAAGGATTTGCTTTGTGAATCAACAAGAGCTAGCTTCTGGTTTTTATAGACTCTTGAAGTAACTAGCAAAATGGGATGTGATTTTGGTCTTTGGTTGTTTGCCTTGTAATTAGCTTTGGTGTATGGTTAATTATTTACTAAATAAAAACAAACCGCAGAATTTCACTCCTTTTACTAAATAGTATTGCTTGATCCTATCTCGGCTCGctactctttctttttttttttt
This sequence is a window from Hevea brasiliensis isolate MT/VB/25A 57/8 chromosome 10, ASM3005281v1, whole genome shotgun sequence. Protein-coding genes within it:
- the LOC131169567 gene encoding senescence-specific cysteine protease SAG39-like; the protein is MASVWKTQCLLIALLIFIMADLVSSRKLYLHDQSSSMHERHELWMKKYGRVYRDKAEKERRFEIFKHNVKFIESFNAAGNKSYKLRINKFADLSNDEFKASHNGYRRSEQTRSVKATSFKYANVTGLPASMDWRKQGAVTPVKDQDDCGCCWAFSTVAAIEGIHKITTGKLISLSEQELVDCDTKGKDEGCNGGYMEDGFKFIMENQGITSEANYPYKGTNGTCNPNKEASHIAKITGYETVPANSEASLMKAVAQQPVSVSIDAGGLSFQFYSSGVFKGECGNILNHGVTAVGYGSTSDGTKYWLVKNSWGADWGEQGYIRMHKDVFAKEGLCGIAMDSSYPTANA